TTCAGATATTATATCACGTTCCCGTTTTTCTCTGGCGCCCTGCATCAATTCTGCAAATACACATTCAACTGCAAGCACTTGTCCATTCTCCAGTAGTCCCTGCATGCGCGAGAACACAGGTTCACTTGCCTTCAAAAAGTCAATCCAAATTGACGTATCAATAACAATCACTGTCTGTTAATTTTTCTTACAGAGGAGCCACTAAATCCTTTTTTGAAAACAAGAGGAGTCTGAGCAATTTGGGTATTTAAAGATTTAATTTTTTGAATAGATACCCATTCGGATAGTGCTTTTATCAAGGAGTCGGTGATATTTTTCCCCCGGGTCAATTGCTTAACATCAGCTACTAAGTCGTCGGGTATAATTGCGGTTACTTTCATGGTCTAATTATACGATATTGCGTCGTATTTGTCAACTGTTTTCTGAATTTTCTAACCAGTGATTGTACAGTTTCTGGATAACTTCCCCAAGATTACAATTTTTTCATTGTACTCACAAGCAAAATGTACTATCCACCAGACAAGCTAACTGTTCAACACCTACGTAGCATAATAAGGGGAAATCGGATAACATCTGATGCTTGGTATATCTTGGCAATTGAAAAGATTGTGCTCCCGAATTCCTATTCGAAACGAGTGACTTCATTTAGATAAAATATCATCCTGCGGTTCTAAAAGCCGATTTACAGGTTTACCTTGAATTATATGCGTCTCTACAATTTCCGAAACATCATCAGTGGTGACTTTTTTGTACCAGGTTCCTTCAGGATAAACCACCATAATTGGGCCTTCCTCGCAAGGC
The candidate division KSB1 bacterium genome window above contains:
- a CDS encoding DUF2191 domain-containing protein is translated as MKVTAIIPDDLVADVKQLTRGKNITDSLIKALSEWVSIQKIKSLNTQIAQTPLVFKKGFSGSSVRKINRQ